A section of the Pristiophorus japonicus isolate sPriJap1 chromosome 4, sPriJap1.hap1, whole genome shotgun sequence genome encodes:
- the LOC139262279 gene encoding fibrinogen-like protein 1-like protein, whose amino-acid sequence MNLRDFFTFTLLTLLKCTILTSAQLSVVLENAQLLSSKDYADIINMKQEGGFHSDCYEIFQQSEGKAKDGLYIIQLMKDLIVVYCDMQSAEGGWTVIQHITVNSSLDFDRTWQDYKQGFGLINDDHWLGNEFMHRLTSKPSAYKLGIKLIDMNGEMKWGEYDPFRIEGEESRYKIRLGLYQGTAADALTQDTAAYVHDNQKFTTKDSDNDNYLQNCAKLELNGVPGGGWWYNACAGANLNRRNVVYWQNDCNKENLCKYAWMMVKPNNKPVKCSNNPRDEL is encoded by the exons ATGAATTTAAGGGACTTTTTCACCTTCACTCTACTTACGTTACTGAAGTGTACCATTTTGACAAGTGCTCAACTATCAGTAGTACTGGAAAATGCACAGCTTCTGTCTTCAAAAGATTATGCTGATATCATCAATATGAAACAAGAAGGTG GTTTTCATAGTGACTGTTATGAGATTTTTCAGCAGTCAGAAGGTAAGGCTAAAGATGGCCTTTACATCATTCAACTAATGAAGGATCTTATCGTTGTCTATTGTGACATGCAGAGTGCAGAAGGTGGCTGGACAGTGATCCAGCACATCACTGTTAATAGCTCCTTGGATTTCGACAGAACTTGGCAGGACTACAAGCAAGGATTTGGTTTGATTAATGATGATCATTGGCTGGGCAATGAATTCATGCACAGACTTACTAGCAAGCCAAGTGCATACAAGTTGGGAATAAAACTAATTGATATGAATGGAGAAATGAAATGGGGAGAATATGACCCATTCCGCATTGAAGGCGAAGAATCCAGATACAAAATCAGGCTTGGTCTTTATCAAGGAACAGCAGCTGATGCTCTGACACAAGATACAGCAGCTtatgtccatgacaaccaaaaattcACCACAAAAGATAGCGATAATGACAACTATCTTCAGAATTGTGCTAAACTAGAGCTCAATGGTGTCCCAGGTGGAGGATGGTGGTACAATGCCTGTGCTGGAGCCAACCTGAACAGAAGAAATGTTGTGTACTGGCAGAATGATTGCAATAAAGAGAACCTGTGCAAGTATGCATGGATGATGGTAAAACCTAATAACAAGCCAGTCAAATGTAGCAATAACCCACGTGATGAGTTATAA